A DNA window from Mesorhizobium sp. C432A contains the following coding sequences:
- a CDS encoding nicotinate-nucleotide adenylyltransferase: MLSSLQPAIPSHYLRMPHAEKGLAVGLFGGSFNPPHAGHALVAEIALRRLALDQLWWIVTPGNPLKSTRELAPLSDRLLQSEQVAKNPKIKVTAFEAAHHIRFTADTLALVKARNPGVDFVWIMGADSLRDFHRWQRWRQIVMTFPIAVIDRPGATLSFLSSVVAKTFDYARVDEGDAPRLARMKAPAWTFIHGPRSSLSSSAIRQQAKG, translated from the coding sequence ATGCTGTCGTCCCTTCAGCCCGCCATCCCCTCGCACTACCTCCGTATGCCGCATGCCGAGAAAGGCCTCGCCGTCGGCCTGTTCGGCGGATCGTTCAACCCGCCGCATGCCGGCCATGCGCTGGTGGCGGAAATTGCGCTCAGGCGGCTGGCGCTCGACCAGCTATGGTGGATAGTGACGCCTGGCAATCCGCTGAAGAGCACCAGGGAATTGGCGCCGCTGAGCGACCGGCTGCTCCAGTCGGAGCAGGTCGCCAAGAACCCGAAGATCAAGGTCACCGCCTTCGAGGCGGCGCATCATATTCGCTTCACCGCCGACACGCTGGCGCTGGTCAAGGCACGCAATCCCGGCGTCGACTTCGTCTGGATCATGGGCGCCGACTCACTCCGCGATTTCCACCGTTGGCAGCGCTGGCGCCAGATCGTCATGACCTTCCCCATCGCGGTCATCGACCGCCCGGGCGCGACGCTGTCCTTCCTGTCCTCGGTCGTGGCCAAGACGTTCGACTATGCCCGCGTCGACGAGGGTGACGCGCCCCGGCTCGCGCGCATGAAGGCGCCGGCCTGGACCTTCATCCACGGCCCACGCTCGTCGCTGTCATCGAGTGCTATTCGCCAGCAAGCCAAGGGGTAA
- the rsfS gene encoding ribosome silencing factor gives MPSPARISVDDAVSRAIKTVLASLEDSKAENIVSIDIQRKSSLGDYMVIASGRSHRHVSAVADHLLKALKDAGLGTARVEGLSGADWVLIDSGDIIVHVFRPEVREFYNLEKMWQAPDLEEETLH, from the coding sequence ATGCCTTCGCCGGCCAGGATCAGCGTAGATGACGCCGTGTCCCGTGCCATCAAGACAGTCCTTGCCAGTCTGGAAGACTCCAAGGCCGAAAATATTGTCTCAATCGACATTCAGCGGAAATCGAGCCTCGGCGACTATATGGTCATCGCGTCGGGCCGGTCGCACCGTCATGTCTCGGCTGTCGCCGACCACCTCCTCAAGGCGCTCAAGGATGCCGGTCTCGGCACGGCGCGCGTCGAGGGGCTGTCCGGCGCCGACTGGGTCCTGATCGATTCAGGCGACATCATCGTCCATGTCTTCCGCCCAGAAGTCCGCGAATTCTACAATCTTGAAAAGATGTGGCAGGCGCCGGACCTCGAGGAAGAGACCTTGCACTGA
- the rlmH gene encoding 23S rRNA (pseudouridine(1915)-N(3))-methyltransferase RlmH, with protein sequence MKIAVHAVGRMKAGPERELADRYFERFAKSGPAIGFEFSGVAEIAEGRAQNANERRREEGQKLQAQLQPGTALFLLDERGKNLSSDDFASRIGQLRDGGRKALVIAIGGADGHDQSIRDQAELIVSFGAATWPHQLVRVMLGEQLYRAATILSGHPYHRS encoded by the coding sequence ATGAAGATAGCAGTTCATGCCGTGGGCCGGATGAAGGCCGGCCCCGAGAGAGAACTCGCCGACCGCTATTTCGAGCGTTTCGCCAAGAGCGGCCCGGCGATCGGGTTCGAATTCTCTGGTGTCGCCGAGATCGCCGAGGGACGAGCCCAGAACGCCAATGAGCGCCGCCGCGAGGAAGGCCAGAAGCTGCAGGCACAGCTGCAGCCGGGCACGGCGCTGTTCCTGCTCGACGAACGCGGCAAAAACCTGTCCTCAGACGATTTCGCCAGCCGTATCGGCCAGCTGCGCGATGGCGGACGCAAGGCGTTGGTCATCGCCATTGGCGGCGCCGACGGGCACGACCAGTCGATTCGCGATCAGGCTGAGCTGATAGTCTCGTTCGGCGCGGCGACCTGGCCGCACCAACTGGTGCGCGTCATGCTGGGCGAGCAGCTCTATCGGGCGGCAACGATTCTTTCGGGACATCCCTACCACCGTTCGTAA
- a CDS encoding MFS transporter yields the protein MANSVNQTDIDPNHGAPPAPVIAIASVIVSMALIAVGNGLMFAYIPVRLGVERFDPTWAGLIITGLSAGGLAGCILTGPLVRRVGHARAFMVLSALIALSNAAIGAGTYPLLWIAARALYGFAICGLFIVAQSWLNDAVANAIRGRVMAVFYVAYVAGLGVGYALLAAVDIATAQAPLIGIAFTAVSILPVGMTRLAQPPPPRAASVALGRAWRISPVGVAGMLAVGGLSMAIAGFAPIHATAKGYSQADVALLLSAMPVGTLILQIPLGWISDRTDRRYVLAGAAALAIVAGIMAIGFDGGALAVLVVIYVIWDGASESIYSLASAHAADRAGKDDMVALSSSLLFAWSLSGFIVPGIVTALSAVYGTQAFIYVAIIIATVFCLFVLWRVATTQAVPATATGSFAPMSAQAPLPVELAYAPEDQR from the coding sequence ATGGCCAATTCAGTGAACCAGACCGACATCGACCCCAATCATGGCGCCCCGCCGGCGCCCGTGATCGCCATTGCCAGCGTAATCGTGTCGATGGCGCTGATCGCGGTCGGCAACGGGTTGATGTTCGCCTATATCCCGGTCCGGCTTGGGGTCGAGCGCTTCGATCCGACCTGGGCCGGGCTGATCATCACCGGCCTTTCCGCCGGCGGACTTGCCGGCTGTATCCTGACCGGGCCGCTGGTGCGCCGCGTCGGGCACGCCCGCGCCTTCATGGTGCTGTCGGCGCTGATAGCGCTGTCGAATGCTGCCATTGGCGCCGGCACCTACCCGCTGCTGTGGATCGCGGCGCGCGCGCTTTACGGTTTTGCAATATGCGGCCTGTTCATCGTCGCCCAGAGCTGGCTCAACGATGCCGTCGCAAACGCCATTCGCGGCCGGGTGATGGCGGTGTTTTACGTCGCCTATGTCGCCGGACTTGGCGTCGGCTATGCCCTGCTGGCGGCGGTCGACATCGCGACGGCGCAGGCGCCGCTGATCGGCATTGCCTTCACCGCGGTGTCGATCCTGCCGGTCGGCATGACGCGGTTGGCTCAACCGCCGCCACCTCGCGCAGCCTCCGTGGCGCTTGGCCGCGCCTGGCGGATCTCGCCGGTCGGCGTGGCCGGCATGCTGGCCGTCGGCGGCCTGTCGATGGCGATCGCCGGGTTCGCACCGATCCATGCCACGGCCAAAGGCTACAGCCAGGCCGATGTGGCGCTGCTTTTGTCGGCCATGCCCGTCGGCACGCTGATCCTGCAGATACCGCTCGGCTGGATTTCCGACCGTACCGATCGCCGTTACGTGCTGGCCGGCGCTGCGGCACTGGCCATCGTTGCCGGTATTATGGCTATCGGCTTTGACGGTGGCGCTCTGGCGGTGCTGGTGGTGATCTATGTGATCTGGGACGGCGCTTCGGAATCGATCTATTCGCTGGCCAGCGCGCATGCCGCCGATCGCGCCGGCAAGGACGACATGGTGGCGCTGTCGAGTTCGCTGCTGTTTGCCTGGTCGCTGTCGGGTTTCATCGTGCCAGGTATCGTGACGGCCCTGTCGGCCGTCTATGGAACGCAGGCCTTCATCTATGTGGCGATCATCATCGCCACCGTGTTCTGCCTGTTCGTGCTGTGGCGAGTGGCGACGACGCAGGCCGTTCCCGCCACGGCGACCGGCAGTTTCGCGCCGATGTCGGCGCAGGCGCCATTGCCGGTGGAGCTCGCCTACGCCCCGGAAGATCAGCGCTGA
- a CDS encoding glutamate-5-semialdehyde dehydrogenase, whose protein sequence is MLKLHEQSGDDTVALMAGIGRRARAAARPLAIATAAAKNAALLAMADAIIARQQEILDANAIDVSNGHESGLSGSFMDRLKLDPAGTRAMADGIREIAELRDPVGDVIAAWDRPNGLQIERVRTPLGVVGVIYESRPNVTADAGALCLKAGNPVILRGGSDSLNSSAAIHACLVEGLKAAGLPEDAIQLVPTTDRAAVGEMLKGLGGNLDVIIPRGGKSLVGRVQSEARVPVFAHLEGICHLYIDRSADLDMAVRIAVNAKMRRTGVCGAAETLLVDRAVASTHLVPILDALRAAGCEIHADQEVMKLFFDAKPATDADWVTEYLEAIIAVKLVDGIAGAIDHIETFSSHHTEAIIAEDTKAVERFFNEIDSAILLHNASTQFADGGEFGMGAEIGIATGKMHARGPVGVEQLTSFKYRVRGSGQVRP, encoded by the coding sequence ATGCTGAAACTGCATGAACAATCCGGGGATGACACCGTCGCGCTGATGGCCGGTATCGGCCGCCGCGCCCGCGCGGCCGCCCGACCGTTGGCCATTGCGACCGCCGCCGCCAAGAATGCCGCGCTTCTCGCCATGGCCGACGCGATCATCGCGCGCCAGCAGGAGATTCTCGACGCCAACGCCATCGATGTCTCTAACGGACACGAATCCGGACTGTCCGGCTCGTTCATGGACCGGCTGAAGCTCGATCCGGCGGGCACCCGTGCCATGGCGGATGGCATCCGTGAAATCGCCGAGCTCAGGGACCCGGTCGGCGATGTGATTGCCGCCTGGGATCGCCCCAACGGCCTGCAGATCGAGCGCGTGCGCACGCCGCTCGGCGTTGTGGGCGTCATTTATGAAAGCCGGCCGAATGTGACGGCGGATGCCGGTGCGCTCTGCCTCAAGGCCGGCAATCCGGTAATCCTGCGTGGCGGCTCGGACTCGCTCAATTCGTCCGCCGCCATTCATGCCTGCCTGGTCGAGGGGCTGAAGGCCGCCGGCCTGCCGGAAGACGCCATTCAGCTGGTGCCGACCACCGACCGCGCCGCCGTCGGCGAAATGCTGAAAGGGCTTGGCGGCAATCTCGACGTCATCATTCCGCGCGGCGGCAAAAGCCTGGTCGGGCGCGTCCAGAGCGAGGCGCGGGTGCCGGTCTTTGCCCATCTTGAAGGCATCTGCCATCTCTACATCGACCGCTCGGCCGATCTCGACATGGCGGTCAGGATCGCCGTCAACGCCAAGATGCGGCGCACCGGTGTCTGTGGCGCTGCAGAGACTTTGCTGGTCGACCGCGCGGTGGCCTCCACGCATCTGGTGCCGATCCTCGACGCGCTACGCGCCGCCGGCTGCGAGATCCATGCCGATCAGGAAGTGATGAAGCTGTTCTTCGACGCCAAGCCGGCGACCGATGCCGACTGGGTGACCGAATATCTCGAGGCCATCATCGCGGTAAAGCTGGTAGACGGAATTGCCGGTGCCATCGACCATATCGAGACGTTCTCCTCACACCACACAGAGGCGATCATCGCCGAGGATACCAAAGCGGTCGAGCGGTTCTTCAACGAGATCGACTCGGCGATCCTTTTGCACAATGCCTCGACGCAGTTCGCAGATGGCGGCGAATTCGGCATGGGAGCCGAGATCGGCATCGCCACCGGCAAGATGCATGCGCGCGGTCCGGTCGGCGTCGAACAGCTGACCTCGTTCAAATACCGCGTGCGCGGGTCGGGACAGGTGAGGCCTTGA
- a CDS encoding S41 family peptidase, with the protein MMRKLSLLIAGALMGASAMSLVYGAPGSTANAAGSETYKQLAIFGDIFERVRAQYVTPPDDKSLVENAINGMLTSLDPHSSYMNAEQAQDMRVQTKGEFGGLGIEVTMENDLVKVITPIDDTPAAKAGVLAGDYIAKIDGQEVRGLTLNDAVEKMRGLVNTPIKLTILRQGADKPIELTVVRDIIKVKAVKFRVENDIGYMKITSFTEKTYDDLENAIDTIKKQVPNDKLKGYVLDLRLNPGGLLDQAVSVSDAFLDRGEIVSTRGRDPKDVTRFDAKAGDDIGAKPLIVLVNGGSASASEIVAGALQDLRRATVVGTQSFGKGSVQTIIPLGENGALRLTTALYYTPSGKSIQGKGITPDIKVDQPLPPELQGRDLTRGESDLKGHIKGADESDTGSGSAAYVPPDPKDDLQLIYAEQLLRGQKTDPAFPPNPEKAVLNQ; encoded by the coding sequence ATGATGCGGAAACTGTCGCTTCTTATTGCCGGTGCGCTGATGGGCGCGTCAGCGATGAGCCTGGTCTATGGCGCCCCCGGCTCGACGGCGAACGCTGCAGGCTCCGAGACCTACAAGCAACTGGCGATCTTCGGCGACATCTTCGAGCGCGTGCGGGCGCAGTATGTGACGCCGCCGGACGACAAGTCGCTGGTCGAAAACGCCATCAACGGCATGCTCACCTCGCTCGACCCGCACTCCTCCTACATGAATGCCGAGCAGGCGCAGGACATGCGCGTGCAGACCAAGGGTGAGTTCGGCGGCCTCGGCATCGAGGTCACCATGGAGAACGACCTGGTCAAGGTGATCACGCCTATCGACGACACCCCGGCTGCCAAGGCAGGCGTGCTGGCCGGCGACTATATCGCCAAGATCGACGGCCAAGAGGTTCGCGGCCTGACGCTCAACGATGCAGTCGAAAAGATGCGCGGCCTGGTCAACACGCCGATCAAGCTGACCATCCTGCGCCAAGGCGCCGACAAGCCGATCGAGCTGACGGTGGTGCGCGATATCATCAAGGTCAAGGCGGTCAAGTTCCGGGTCGAGAACGACATCGGCTACATGAAGATCACCTCCTTCACCGAAAAGACCTATGACGACCTCGAGAATGCCATCGACACCATCAAGAAGCAGGTGCCGAACGACAAGCTCAAGGGCTATGTGCTCGATCTCAGGCTCAACCCGGGCGGCCTGCTCGACCAGGCGGTGAGCGTGTCCGACGCCTTCCTCGACCGTGGCGAGATCGTCTCGACCCGCGGCCGCGACCCGAAGGACGTCACACGCTTCGACGCCAAGGCAGGCGACGACATCGGCGCCAAGCCGCTGATCGTGCTCGTCAATGGCGGTTCGGCCAGCGCCTCCGAGATCGTCGCCGGCGCGCTTCAGGACCTGCGCCGCGCCACAGTGGTCGGCACGCAGTCGTTCGGCAAGGGCTCGGTGCAGACCATCATCCCGCTTGGCGAGAACGGCGCGCTGCGCCTGACGACGGCGCTCTATTACACGCCGTCCGGCAAGTCGATCCAGGGCAAGGGCATCACGCCCGACATCAAGGTCGACCAGCCGCTGCCGCCCGAACTGCAGGGCAGGGACCTGACCCGCGGTGAATCTGACCTCAAGGGCCACATCAAGGGCGCCGACGAGAGCGATACCGGTTCGGGCTCGGCTGCCTATGTGCCGCCGGATCCGAAGGACGATCTGCAGCTGATCTATGCCGAACAGCTGCTGCGCGGCCAGAAGACCGACCCGGCATTCCCGCCGAATCCGGAGAAGGCAGTGCTTAACCAATAA
- a CDS encoding RNA pyrophosphohydrolase — MTKKPVDPETLPYRPCVGLMILNGDGLVWVGHRIAEPDSEFAGTTQLWQMPQGGIDEGEEPLQAAGRELYEETGMRSVTLLAEAPHWINYDLPPDLVGIALKGRYRGQTQKWFAYRFHGETREIQINPPPGGHTAEFDEWAWRPMQDLPDLIVPFKRKVYEDVVAAFRHLA; from the coding sequence ATGACGAAGAAACCTGTCGACCCCGAGACGCTGCCATACCGCCCCTGTGTCGGGCTGATGATCCTCAATGGCGACGGGCTGGTCTGGGTCGGGCACCGCATCGCCGAACCGGACAGCGAATTTGCCGGGACCACGCAGCTCTGGCAGATGCCGCAAGGCGGCATCGACGAGGGCGAGGAGCCGCTGCAGGCGGCCGGGCGCGAGCTCTATGAAGAGACCGGCATGCGCTCGGTCACGCTGCTGGCCGAGGCGCCGCATTGGATCAACTACGACCTGCCGCCCGATCTGGTCGGCATCGCCCTCAAGGGCCGCTATCGCGGCCAGACGCAGAAATGGTTCGCCTACCGCTTTCACGGCGAGACCAGAGAGATCCAGATCAATCCGCCGCCAGGCGGCCACACCGCCGAATTCGATGAATGGGCATGGCGGCCGATGCAGGACCTGCCCGATCTGATAGTGCCGTTCAAACGCAAGGTCTATGAGGATGTGGTGGCGGCGTTCCGTCATCTTGCCTAG
- a CDS encoding mechanosensitive ion channel domain-containing protein: protein MPIDPQNTLLTVQAGLAQLSTLIVSYSFSAIGAIILLVVGYLVAGLAERSISAGLGHIHGFDATLRHFFSKIVRYAILILVIIMVLGQFGVQTASIIAAIGAIGLAIGLALQGTLQNIAAGIMLLALRPFRIGEYVEVGAISGTVEEIGLFATKLRTTDGVYVLAPNSTLWNQPVRNFTRNGVRRGDITLSIGSWNDIDLAQKTMLGVAGSERRVKREPAPIAFVATVGDASVAITLRYWTTAADFFATQIDLTKRVKQAFDAEAISVPAPPPEARQETAATRQ, encoded by the coding sequence ATGCCAATCGACCCCCAGAACACGCTGCTCACCGTGCAGGCTGGCCTTGCGCAACTCAGCACGCTGATCGTTTCCTATTCCTTCTCCGCCATCGGCGCCATCATCCTGCTGGTCGTCGGCTATCTCGTCGCCGGGCTCGCAGAACGATCGATCTCAGCCGGCCTCGGCCATATCCATGGTTTCGACGCGACGCTGCGCCATTTCTTCTCGAAGATCGTGCGCTACGCCATCCTGATCCTGGTCATCATCATGGTGCTCGGCCAGTTCGGCGTTCAGACGGCCTCGATCATCGCCGCCATCGGCGCCATCGGGCTGGCAATCGGCCTGGCGCTGCAAGGCACGCTGCAGAACATCGCCGCAGGCATCATGCTTCTGGCGCTCAGGCCATTCCGCATCGGCGAATATGTCGAGGTCGGCGCCATTTCCGGCACCGTCGAGGAAATCGGCCTGTTCGCCACCAAGCTCCGCACGACAGACGGCGTCTATGTGCTGGCGCCCAATTCGACGCTGTGGAACCAGCCGGTGCGCAATTTTACCCGTAATGGTGTGCGCCGCGGCGATATCACGCTGAGCATCGGCTCCTGGAACGACATCGACCTGGCGCAGAAAACCATGCTGGGCGTTGCCGGCAGCGAGCGCCGCGTCAAGCGAGAGCCGGCGCCGATCGCCTTCGTCGCCACGGTGGGCGATGCCAGCGTCGCCATCACCTTGCGCTACTGGACCACGGCGGCGGATTTCTTCGCCACCCAGATCGATCTCACCAAACGCGTCAAGCAGGCGTTCGACGCCGAGGCCATTTCGGTTCCCGCACCTCCGCCGGAGGCCCGACAGGAAACTGCCGCCACCAGGCAGTAG
- a CDS encoding murein hydrolase activator EnvC: MADNGKSRTGFRHARCGIAAAVVLLSLGLARAENTLDVAPDPDLSRAEYEKVSAEITLSSERLAKLAADIASVKKDHASITAALIQSAMTEQKLGQDIEDIGARLEGLKGEEQKIRVSLAARRDVLAEVLGALQRMGLNPPPAILVKPEDALSSVRSAILLGAVVPELRQQTDKLLADLREQTRVTASIEAERTRLTAAVGEQTAEKKRLSMLLEAKQKLEADTWTAMAAEKQRSQALAAKAGSLKELIASLEADKSRKAADAVKAGEQKAADSDKPDADNADAGTTASTELASLPVPEGNRLTAAAPFSALQGQVSLPVTGKIKLRFGADDGNGAVMLGDMVATQSGAIVTAPADGNVLYAGPFRSYGQLLILNAGDGYHVVLAGMSRISVASGQSVLAGEPVGAMGEARVASTSASKNGNATPELYVEFRKDGKPVDPTPWWADRFSGRT; encoded by the coding sequence ATGGCTGACAACGGGAAATCACGAACGGGCTTCCGGCACGCGCGCTGCGGCATCGCTGCAGCAGTGGTTTTGCTGTCGCTCGGGCTTGCGCGGGCCGAAAATACGCTGGACGTGGCGCCCGACCCCGATCTGAGCCGTGCCGAATATGAGAAGGTGTCGGCCGAGATCACGCTGTCGTCCGAACGGCTGGCCAAGCTCGCCGCCGACATTGCTTCGGTCAAGAAGGACCATGCCTCGATCACCGCGGCGCTTATCCAGTCGGCGATGACCGAGCAGAAGCTCGGCCAGGACATCGAGGATATCGGCGCCAGGCTCGAAGGACTGAAGGGCGAGGAACAGAAGATCCGTGTCTCGCTGGCGGCGCGGCGCGACGTGCTGGCCGAGGTGCTGGGGGCGCTGCAGCGCATGGGGCTCAATCCGCCGCCGGCGATCCTGGTCAAGCCGGAAGACGCACTGTCGTCGGTGCGCAGCGCCATCCTGCTCGGCGCAGTGGTGCCGGAACTGCGCCAGCAGACCGACAAATTGCTGGCCGACCTCAGGGAACAGACCCGGGTGACGGCCTCGATCGAGGCCGAGCGGACGCGGCTGACAGCGGCGGTCGGCGAGCAGACGGCGGAAAAGAAACGCCTCTCCATGCTGCTCGAAGCCAAGCAGAAGCTCGAGGCGGACACCTGGACGGCGATGGCCGCTGAAAAGCAGCGGTCCCAGGCGCTTGCGGCCAAGGCCGGCAGCCTGAAAGAGCTGATCGCTTCGCTTGAAGCCGACAAGAGCCGCAAGGCGGCGGATGCCGTCAAGGCAGGCGAACAGAAAGCGGCCGACAGCGATAAGCCGGACGCCGATAACGCCGATGCAGGCACAACCGCGTCGACGGAGCTGGCTTCGCTGCCCGTGCCGGAAGGCAACCGCCTCACCGCCGCCGCGCCGTTTTCGGCACTTCAGGGACAAGTCTCGCTGCCGGTCACCGGCAAGATCAAGCTGCGTTTCGGGGCCGATGACGGTAACGGCGCGGTGATGCTTGGCGACATGGTTGCGACACAATCGGGAGCCATCGTCACGGCACCGGCGGACGGAAATGTGCTTTATGCGGGGCCTTTTCGCTCCTATGGTCAACTCTTGATCCTCAATGCGGGAGACGGCTATCATGTCGTCCTGGCGGGGATGAGCAGAATCAGCGTCGCGTCTGGCCAGTCGGTGCTCGCAGGAGAGCCGGTCGGCGCGATGGGAGAGGCCCGGGTGGCAAGCACCTCGGCCTCGAAGAATGGAAATGCCACGCCGGAACTCTATGTCGAGTTCCGCAAGGATGGAAAACCCGTCGATCCGACCCCATGGTGGGCGGACCGCTTCTCTGGAAGGACGTGA
- the proB gene encoding glutamate 5-kinase: MTAQSLTKYRRITVKIGSALLVDRTSGLKRDWLASLAEDIAVLANGGAEILVVSSGAIALGRTILGLGKRALKLEESQAAAAVGQIALAGAWSDALGKGSLKSGQILLTLGDTEERRRYLNARATISTLLKMKAVPVINENDTVATSEIRYGDNDRLAARVATMMGADLLVLLSDIDGLYTAPPARDPAAKFIPVVDRITPDIEAMAGAAASELSRGGMRTKLDAGKIATAAGTAMIITSGTRLSPLMAIERGERATFFRPSANPVKGYKSWIAGQLEPAGRLTVDAGAIGALLSGKSLLPAGVRLVSGNFSRGDTVAILSPEGREIARGLVAYDAADAVRIAGLKTAEIETVLGYEARSAMIHRDDLVVSDPGDQIRPAGQLWAGAR, encoded by the coding sequence ATGACGGCGCAGTCGCTGACAAAATACCGGCGCATCACGGTCAAGATCGGTTCGGCCTTGCTGGTCGACCGCACCAGCGGCCTGAAGCGCGACTGGCTTGCCTCGCTTGCCGAGGATATTGCGGTGCTGGCCAATGGTGGCGCCGAGATCCTGGTCGTGTCCTCCGGCGCCATTGCGCTCGGCCGCACCATTCTCGGTCTCGGCAAACGGGCGCTGAAGCTGGAAGAAAGCCAGGCGGCTGCGGCCGTCGGCCAGATCGCGCTGGCCGGCGCGTGGTCGGATGCGCTGGGCAAGGGTTCGCTGAAATCGGGCCAGATCCTGCTGACGCTGGGCGACACCGAAGAGCGCCGCCGCTATCTGAATGCCCGCGCGACGATCTCGACGCTGCTCAAGATGAAGGCGGTGCCGGTCATCAATGAGAACGACACGGTGGCGACCTCCGAAATCCGCTATGGCGACAATGACCGGCTGGCGGCCCGGGTGGCGACGATGATGGGCGCCGACCTGCTTGTGCTGCTCTCCGACATTGACGGGCTCTACACGGCGCCGCCGGCGCGCGATCCCGCTGCGAAATTCATTCCGGTGGTCGACCGCATTACACCCGATATCGAAGCGATGGCGGGGGCGGCCGCTTCCGAACTGTCGCGCGGCGGCATGCGCACCAAGCTCGACGCGGGCAAGATCGCCACCGCCGCCGGCACCGCCATGATCATCACCTCGGGCACCAGGCTGTCGCCGCTGATGGCGATCGAGCGTGGCGAGCGCGCCACCTTCTTCAGGCCGAGCGCCAATCCGGTGAAGGGCTACAAGAGCTGGATCGCCGGCCAGCTCGAACCGGCGGGGCGGCTCACCGTCGATGCCGGCGCCATCGGTGCGCTGCTGTCCGGCAAATCTTTGCTGCCGGCCGGCGTCAGGCTGGTCAGCGGCAATTTCTCGCGTGGCGACACGGTGGCGATCCTGTCGCCCGAGGGCCGCGAGATCGCGCGCGGGCTTGTTGCCTACGATGCCGCCGATGCCGTAAGGATCGCAGGCCTGAAGACCGCCGAGATCGAAACCGTGCTCGGCTACGAGGCGCGCTCGGCGATGATCCACAGGGACGATCTGGTGGTGAGCGATCCGGGTGACCAGATACGGCCTGCCGGCCAGCTATGGGCCGGGGCGAGGTAA
- a CDS encoding divergent polysaccharide deacetylase family protein: protein MADVGKDIERPLGQTVRPRAASRGISAGAVAATLVVLAAVGISGAIALREKPFRKPEAIAVSTPKVTAAAEPAAAAPTAQATAAAPKAETPKASGPQIIHVQTQEGDGPPNAAIVIHDPSTIGQNLKIAHIPDRALIEASDTGPLPVRAADGRRPFDVYARPWSGSRGARVAIVIGGLAVSQTGTQAAIAKLPAEVTLAFAPQGNSIGRWMQAARQSGHEVVMQVPLEPFDYPNVNPGRNTLTVAASQDDNLKNLRWALSRTTNYTGVMNYMGARFSADATAMGPFMAELGRRGLAYIDDGSSARSLASDLALKDGVPFVAGDTAIDAVQDRGAILKKLDALEATARAKGSAVGIGSAFDLTVDTVAFWAVEAKKRGIEIVPISAVAIDPEKG, encoded by the coding sequence TTGGCTGACGTCGGCAAGGACATCGAACGCCCGCTCGGACAGACCGTCCGACCGCGTGCTGCGTCGCGCGGGATCAGCGCTGGCGCCGTCGCGGCGACGCTGGTCGTGCTGGCCGCGGTCGGCATCTCCGGCGCGATCGCGCTGCGCGAGAAGCCGTTCCGCAAACCGGAAGCAATCGCGGTCTCGACGCCAAAGGTGACGGCGGCGGCCGAGCCCGCGGCCGCAGCACCCACTGCTCAAGCGACGGCGGCAGCGCCGAAGGCGGAAACGCCCAAGGCCAGCGGTCCGCAGATCATCCATGTGCAAACCCAGGAGGGTGACGGCCCGCCCAATGCAGCCATTGTCATCCACGACCCGTCGACGATCGGCCAGAACCTGAAGATCGCGCATATCCCCGACAGGGCGCTGATCGAGGCCAGCGACACCGGCCCGTTGCCGGTTCGCGCCGCTGACGGCCGGCGGCCGTTCGATGTCTATGCGCGGCCGTGGTCGGGTTCGCGCGGCGCTCGCGTGGCAATCGTCATCGGCGGGCTTGCCGTGTCGCAGACCGGCACGCAGGCGGCAATCGCCAAGCTGCCGGCTGAAGTGACTTTGGCCTTTGCGCCGCAAGGCAACAGCATCGGCCGGTGGATGCAGGCGGCACGGCAGAGCGGGCATGAGGTGGTCATGCAGGTGCCGCTCGAACCGTTCGACTATCCCAATGTCAATCCCGGCCGCAACACGCTGACAGTGGCGGCAAGCCAGGACGACAATCTGAAGAATCTGCGCTGGGCGCTGTCGCGGACCACCAACTATACCGGCGTCATGAACTATATGGGGGCGCGCTTTTCGGCCGACGCGACAGCGATGGGGCCGTTCATGGCCGAGCTTGGCAGGCGCGGCCTTGCCTATATCGATGACGGCTCGTCCGCACGGAGCCTGGCGTCCGATCTCGCCTTGAAGGACGGTGTGCCGTTCGTCGCCGGCGATACGGCAATCGACGCCGTGCAGGACCGCGGCGCCATCCTGAAAAAGCTCGACGCGCTGGAAGCGACCGCGCGTGCGAAAGGCTCCGCCGTCGGCATCGGCTCGGCTTTCGACCTCACCGTCGACACCGTGGCGTTCTGGGCGGTCGAAGCGAAAAAGCGCGGCATCGAGATCGTACCGATCTCGGCGGTGGCCATCGACCCGGAAAAGGGCTGA